In Candidatus Defluviilinea proxima, a single genomic region encodes these proteins:
- a CDS encoding metal ABC transporter permease: MTTLINFLLQPLQYEFMQRGMIAAVLVGIVCAVVGTYVVLRGMAFFGDALAHTILPGIALGYLITGGARDTLFWWALGTAIVAALGIGAISKNAEIKEDTSIGVIFAGMFALGIALISTVKSYAVDLSHFLFGDVLSVSPHSLWLIIIFGGLVLLAIFAFYKEFMTLSFDPILAATLRLPVGMLNNLLLTLIAVTVAVSLQTVGVSLMVAMLVTPAATAYLLTHRLSTMMLLAAIFASLSGVIGLYLSFYLSIASGAAIVLTASVFFLISFGWKKMKGL, translated from the coding sequence ATGACCACGCTCATTAATTTCCTATTGCAACCCCTCCAATACGAATTCATGCAACGCGGCATGATCGCCGCAGTGCTTGTCGGCATTGTATGCGCAGTCGTTGGCACGTACGTTGTATTACGTGGCATGGCATTCTTCGGTGACGCACTCGCACACACCATTCTGCCCGGCATCGCACTGGGATATCTCATTACCGGCGGCGCAAGGGACACGTTGTTCTGGTGGGCGCTGGGAACCGCCATCGTTGCGGCGTTGGGAATCGGCGCGATCAGCAAGAACGCCGAGATCAAAGAAGATACATCTATCGGTGTGATCTTCGCAGGGATGTTCGCACTCGGCATCGCGTTGATCTCCACTGTCAAAAGCTACGCCGTGGACTTGAGTCACTTTCTCTTCGGGGATGTGCTCAGCGTCTCTCCCCATAGCCTGTGGCTGATCATCATCTTTGGCGGACTCGTGCTTCTGGCTATCTTTGCTTTCTACAAAGAATTCATGACGCTTTCTTTCGATCCCATCCTCGCCGCCACATTGCGACTTCCCGTTGGCATGCTCAACAACTTGCTATTAACCCTCATCGCCGTGACCGTTGCCGTCTCGCTTCAAACAGTTGGCGTATCTTTGATGGTCGCCATGCTCGTCACTCCCGCAGCGACAGCCTACCTGTTGACTCACCGTCTCTCCACGATGATGCTCCTTGCCGCGATCTTCGCCTCGTTATCCGGTGTGATCGGCTTATATTTATCGTTTTATTTGAGCATTGCCTCTGGCGCGGCGATAGTACTTACGGCCAGCGTATTCTTCCTGATTTCATTTGGATGGAAAAAAATGAAGGGGCTATAA
- a CDS encoding metal ABC transporter ATP-binding protein: protein MYPHTDHETNQPVLDVQHVTVRYNGRVALDGINFHLHEGERVAVVGPNGAGKSTLFKVVAGVLTPTSGEVKIFGSRPGAHVCIGYIPQRSQVDWNFPVTVADVVMMGRSAKLGPLNWPHKKDWEHVHRALETVDISNLATRQIGQLSGGQQQRMFIARALAQEAELMLMDEPLTGLDTPSQEGILDLLDRLKKEKVTVMVATHDLDQAATHFDRIMLLNHGIVAFGQPNEVLHTDNLLKAYGGKLKPVDGQNILNTDACCDEGEHDHAH, encoded by the coding sequence ATGTACCCACACACTGACCACGAAACCAATCAACCTGTTCTCGATGTGCAACACGTCACCGTCCGCTATAACGGACGGGTTGCGCTCGATGGTATCAATTTCCATCTTCATGAGGGCGAACGTGTCGCTGTTGTGGGGCCGAACGGTGCGGGCAAAAGCACTTTGTTCAAAGTTGTAGCTGGGGTGTTGACGCCCACTTCAGGCGAAGTCAAGATCTTTGGCTCACGCCCTGGAGCACACGTATGCATCGGCTATATCCCGCAAAGATCACAAGTGGACTGGAACTTCCCAGTTACAGTTGCAGACGTGGTGATGATGGGACGCTCCGCAAAACTCGGCCCACTGAACTGGCCTCATAAAAAGGATTGGGAACACGTTCACCGCGCGCTCGAAACTGTTGACATCTCCAATTTGGCGACACGGCAGATCGGTCAACTCTCTGGTGGACAACAACAACGCATGTTTATTGCGCGTGCGCTTGCTCAGGAAGCAGAACTGATGTTAATGGACGAACCGCTAACCGGTCTCGACACACCGTCACAAGAAGGAATTCTCGATCTACTGGATCGCCTCAAAAAAGAAAAAGTTACCGTCATGGTCGCCACACACGATCTCGATCAAGCCGCCACACATTTCGACAGGATCATGTTGTTGAATCATGGCATCGTGGCCTTTGGTCAACCGAACGAAGTGTTACATACAGACAATCTATTGAAAGCCTACGGCGGCAAACTCAAACCCGTTGATGGGCAGAACATTCTGAACACAGACGCGTGCTGTGATGAAGGGGAACATGACCACGCTCATTAA
- a CDS encoding SRPBCC family protein, whose translation MATIETSVSISKPVEKVFEFITNLENQKKLSSYITGVQTSGPVAVGMKYVIETTSMGNVIKTTNEVVSLEPNKKFGVKTLATPPASDVTNTYILEKDGAGTKLILQMDAVLVPAGMPSMPGMEDMMKKQMQTGLDTTMQSLKKLIEA comes from the coding sequence ATGGCTACGATTGAAACCAGTGTCAGTATCAGCAAGCCCGTTGAGAAGGTTTTTGAGTTCATCACCAATCTCGAGAACCAGAAGAAATTAAGTTCATACATTACCGGCGTTCAAACCAGCGGACCTGTAGCAGTGGGAATGAAATACGTGATCGAGACCACTTCCATGGGCAACGTTATCAAGACCACCAACGAAGTCGTTTCCCTTGAACCCAACAAGAAATTCGGCGTGAAGACCCTCGCCACCCCGCCCGCCTCCGATGTGACCAATACCTACATTCTCGAAAAGGATGGCGCTGGCACAAAGCTCATCCTGCAAATGGACGCGGTCCTCGTCCCCGCAGGGATGCCCTCCATGCCCGGGATGGAAGATATGATGAAGAAACAAATGCAGACTGGGTTGGATACCACAATGCAGTCCTTGAAGAAGTTGATCGAAGCATAA